The sequence TTTATTTCTCCGAATTAGAAGACAATCTTTCAATATCTGGTAAAGGTATAGAGTAGTGTGGATAAAACTATGTGGTGCAGAGTGTTCTGAAATAATCAtggacattctttaaaaaatctgttgaGTGATGAAATAAGTTTGAGGAATGTTAAAATGTATATACCCAATTTGGTtagcttatttatccatttttatccAATGGATATTTATCCATTGAATATCCTTCCATATTTGTAAGCATATTTCAAGAGCTAAAAATACTTCTggtaacaaaataaattttatcctttttaaaaaatccacaattTGCTCTTCCTAGGCCTACTAGTGACGGCGGAAGCAACAAATGTTGGCCACATCTGCCAGGTGCAGGCCATGTTCATTTCCAGCGCAAAGATCATGAAGCCCAACGTAGAGAAGTTGGAGGAGTTTGAATTGGGCATCTCCCAGGCCCTGTTGGAACTGGAGATGAACTCAGACCTCAAGGCCCAGCTGCAGGAGCCGAACATAACGGCCgccaagaaaactgaagttggTGGTGGCTGGAAAGCTATCATCATCTTTGTTCCTGTTCGGCAATTGACATCTTTCCTGAAAATCCAGGTGCATCTGGTGCACAAGCTGGAGAAGTTCAGAGGGAAGCACATCATCTTCATTGCTCAGAAGAGAATTCTGCCTAAACTATCTCAAAAAAGTCAtatgaaaaatgagcaaaagcaTCCCCGGAGCCACACTCTGACTGCCATGCATGACACCATCCTGGAGAACTTGGTTTTCCCAAGTGAGATTGTGGGTAAGAGAATCCCCATGAAGCTGGATGGCAGCTGACTCATAATGGTCCATATGGATAAAGCGCAGCAGAACAATGTGGAACACAAGGCTGAAACATTTTCTCGTGTCTATAAGAAGCTCATGGACAAGGATGTTAATTTTGAAGTCCCAGAGTTTCAGTTGTaaacaaaaatgattaaataaaatattattcacagTAAAAAGCCCAAGATTTAATTGATTAAAGAACCATGTGTGTTCTGTCACATTATCATCTTGCAGACCATTTGGGAAACGCAGATATAAATGGGCATCATTGCAGAAGACAAAGCTGAGAGTGCAGTGTCAAATGGGAGACTGTTGCATCCATGGTGGCCTTTTTACTAACAAAGCATCTAAGCCAGGAAAACGTCTTCTGTAAAGAGCCAGGTAGTCAAGACTGTAggctttgggaattccctggtggtccagcggttaggagttggtgctttcactgccataggCCCTGATTCAGTCTcagatcagggaactaagatcccacaagtaagtaagtaaataagaaTATTGTAGgctttatttttgttgcagtTACTCAGCTCTGCCACTCTACTGTgtaagcagccatagacaatacataAGAGAGTGAATAGGCTGTGTTTCTGTccaactttatttatggacattgAAATTTAAATTGCATATGATTTTCCTATGTCaagaaatcttatttttcttatgtttttcctaagcattaaaaaaatgtaaacaccATTCTTAGTTTGTGGGTTATGCAAAAACAGACAGTGGGCTAGATCTCGTGTGTGGGTCATAGTTTGCCAGTCACTGGTCTAAATCTTTGGGTTTTGCTTCTTTACAACTCAAAGGAGAGTCCAAGTGAGGACCTAGGGAGGCCAAGAGGCTGGAATTTGGGAGAGTCCACTCTAAGAAAAGTTGGTTAGAGGACATCTGAGGAACTAATTTCTGGGTTACAACTGTGTTATAACCCTCAGGAAG is a genomic window of Odocoileus virginianus isolate 20LAN1187 ecotype Illinois chromosome 1, Ovbor_1.2, whole genome shotgun sequence containing:
- the LOC110151469 gene encoding small ribosomal subunit protein eS7-like translates to MTKCVCWRLSMEMDLGVDAPSACPGKMLKSQGLLVTAEATNVGHICQVQAMFISSAKIMKPNVEKLEEFELGISQALLELEMNSDLKAQLQEPNITAAKKTEVGGGWKAIIIFVPVRQLTSFLKIQVHLVHKLEKFRGKHIIFIAQKRILPKLSQKSHMKNEQKHPRSHTLTAMHDTILENLVFPSEIVGKRIPMKLDGS